The following are encoded in a window of Paenibacillus polymyxa genomic DNA:
- a CDS encoding non-ribosomal peptide synthetase: protein MSKRLEIEKVANLTPLQEGMLFHTVMEPESQAYYEQVRMTIRGELNLEALQKSFETLVQRHETLRSNIYHKSASRSRLIVFKERNPTLRYENLTNIPEAEQAEAIRSYADADRNHRYDLSKDLLIRLAVLQTQTNAYTLLLSFHHIIMDGWCLGIVMDELFAAYEALKAGKPVQLPTPQPYTGYARWLDKQDKEAAKEYWRSTLNDYDQPAVLPTLPVAHPLQPDTGYLLHEHKITLTDETTRQLRTVAERNGTTLSSLFLAAWGVVLGGYNQSEDVVFGTVVSGRPPELEGVGQMLGLFINTIPVRIKLDADLPFSGLLREVQRSAVQSRAYDYFSLAEIQSQSALKQQLMDHFVVFENYPLQDMVGRPDLKERLGFVVEDAQLSEETPYHFNIEVEDGKALSFMLSYNNYVYSDEAMTRLAGHLEHVLVQIARTPELLLRNIRLLTATEEAELTNIWSGPIADYPAETFHGIFEAQTERIPEQTAVIYEDTALTYHELNEKANLLAQALQNRGGKREHLVAVMLERSADMIIAVLGIMKAGAAYVPVDPTYPKERIAYMLQDSGATIMLTQSSLTELLADVDFAGEVLDLPALLQQASQAEHSHQQAPIYAPIHDPEALAYVIYTSGTTGNAKGVMIEHRHYVNTAWGYREAHQLKEFPVKLLQIASMSFDVFAGDLAKTFVNGGTMVICPQDVRNDPPALAQFLEQHEITTFEVPPALLTLLMDYVYEHGTDVSAMKLLTTGADSFGVDNYRTLLNRFGDTMRIMNTYGVTEAAIDSSFYEEAAERLPPSGIVPIGKALPNHKVYILDEALRPLPIGVAGELCLGGASVARGYLHRPDLTAEKFVPNPFVNGERLYRTGDLARWLPDGNIDFIGRIDFQVKIRGYRIEPGEIESALLQLDEVRQAVVTDRTDKTGQKYLCAYVAGTTDKSFLRTELAKQLPSYMVPAHIIVLDQLPLTHNGKMDRRALPEPEDFVLTDVEYEAPQSELEQTLASIWEEVIGVKPIGLRNNFFELGGDSIKALQIAARLNAKGLKMDMKDLFRHPQIDLIAPYIKKIIRTIPQGAVQGTVELTPIQWEFFEHHRTERHHYSQAVMLQNPERWNETWLRSAVDKLTTHHDALRITFDEREKKPVAYNRGTAEGEHFTLESYDLIHADQPEEEIAQLTDALQSRFDLRNGPLVCLALIRLQESDHLLIVIHHLVIDSVSWRILLEDLETTYQQLANGEKLQLPAKTDSYKEWATRLSKYAQSELARQEISYWNTVEAREILSLPKDHEVPDSLIRDGRRSAVTLSREETENLLKHAHHAYNTETNDILLTALGLAYREWSGHAEIAVQVESHSRMELIKDIDVSRTVGRFTSVYPFVVNVSKPEDLAHQIKLVKDNLRRVPNKGVGYGILRYLTDREQQDRAALFSAKPPEISFSFDGEAREGTTWRTSPLSTFAGTEINPLTEKASTFDIHGAVTDERLRIVFEYNGREYEASTVERLTASFKTHLIELIRHCCAKDTAEQSPTDFTYGQLSLDQFENIANRLSNKLLNQQVKIKDLYPLSPMQEGMLFHSILDEKSEAYFEQTIITIHEAMDTNLISGSLQKLIDRYDIFRTVFMYKEADRPLQVVLKERLAAPVHTEDVRSLPDAEKHRRLQAILQEERQRGFDLEKEVLIRLALVQWDEDTSKLIWISHHIIMDGWCLRAVAKDFFDIYTSLRDDTPLKLEPVHPFSSFIQWLERQNKEEAAAYWKQYVTDFENETVVPGYTRSVDPSFQVEQLICTWGEQLTQGMEQIAKQNRVTVSTLFQTVWGLLLQTYNNSKDVIFGSVVSGRPDEIPGIENMVGLFINTLPVRVKSSADLRFSDLLTSIQDSLMESNRYSYFSLADIQAHSVLKQNLIQHIVAFENFPVSEELTGLEKNPKSLRVGEIEDIEQTNYDLNVIVMPGRELEIKFSYNALTYNKNAIKQLAAHLIQMMEQVIQNPNIRVSEIDLLTAEEKQQLLFDFNDTRRPYPSDHTIHHGFEIQAEKTPDAVAIVFENRELTYRELNIKANQLASKLRKLGVTPDTIVGILTERSPEMIIGILGILKAGGAYLPLEPSYPQERIMFMLQDSGSEILLTLSNKGKQMNTFDFSGTVLDLADISSYDSDDFIFSESTTADDLAYVMYTSGSTGRPKGVMIEHRNVIRLVKNTNYMPFAENERILLTGALVFDACTFEIWGALLNGLRLYIVPESVILDAVQLGEALNRYHITTMWLTSPLFNQLTQHKPDLFASLKHLLVGGDVLLPGIINTVRAHSPGVNVINVYGPTENTTFSTYFPIDKEYNRIPIGRPIGNSTVYILDSSSRLLPIGAQGEICVGGDGLARGYLNRDDLTQLNFVPNPFIPGEKIYRTGDLGRWLPDGNLEYLGRIDQQVKIRGYRIEPGEIETQLMKHDAVREAHVAVKSTKDGQKTLCAYISTDVPLSKSDMKTHLTGQLPDYMIPAQYVFLPAFPLTTNGKIDRQALPEPGMTSGSDMEYVAPRNEVEQQLANLWQAVLGVEKVGIDDGFFELGGHSLKAIQLVSKVQESNIPLDIHQLLQYQTIRSLSDLLQRDEEGGVNTDTLIAKAQEVERAITEAFGVQVLLQSVSTDKQNYVFLQVEPFCVEQVQAISEFIQSYIHPDLHPHYIVRWGTDEPDRILGAIPTNEEQETLLKQQADVWLASIAKLNTDWNTNILSLNAIVRYPLAPAQHYHLQHFTGSGLAVQLDSYLNTERLTVTIQRLLQRHELLRSVLVQSSGAWEWELRPAPEHLFLPTVDLSGQPVQAQRRLLSSIASKLFLEPYELTQSLQYRIVLIRLNLREHLLLFPCSHIIFDATSSDILRRQLLDEYHRPQQTAHATEEVQYREYVNHIRQGPQGIGDQEISEQFKLQTFGENNDRIHVLTEERNYADTTRYRWELNLSDISEQHGAANMWDISLQMAVRFFSSYFQLSDVPLWITNYGRQYGDRNYFGTVGECIDHIPVVLQEDDTESYEKSIHTHLDFASRYHLNFFNLIFNAEMEKAYPISSSILIKGLEQLPIVFNYLGEGREDAELLDNLHTEGTQANVNKVIFFESEHVGDILKISLTIPYHENDQYIHQIFQTASDRLLNALTILQ, encoded by the coding sequence ATGAGTAAAAGGCTTGAAATCGAAAAAGTGGCCAATTTAACGCCTTTGCAGGAGGGGATGCTCTTTCATACAGTCATGGAGCCGGAATCACAGGCGTACTATGAGCAAGTACGAATGACCATCCGGGGTGAACTGAACCTGGAGGCTCTGCAAAAGAGCTTCGAGACTCTGGTGCAGCGTCACGAAACGCTTCGTTCGAATATTTATCATAAAAGTGCTTCCCGTTCGCGGCTCATCGTGTTTAAGGAGCGAAATCCAACGCTTCGTTACGAGAATCTGACGAATATTCCCGAGGCAGAGCAAGCAGAGGCCATTCGCAGCTACGCAGACGCAGACCGAAACCATCGTTACGATCTGAGCAAGGATTTGCTCATTCGTCTGGCTGTGCTTCAAACCCAAACGAACGCATATACGCTGCTTTTAAGCTTTCATCATATTATTATGGACGGCTGGTGCCTCGGCATCGTTATGGACGAGCTGTTCGCGGCTTATGAAGCACTGAAAGCGGGGAAGCCCGTACAACTGCCAACACCGCAGCCCTATACTGGCTATGCCCGCTGGCTGGATAAGCAGGATAAGGAGGCGGCGAAGGAATACTGGCGGTCCACTCTGAACGACTATGATCAGCCAGCTGTGCTGCCAACCCTGCCTGTAGCCCATCCGCTCCAGCCAGATACCGGGTACTTGCTGCATGAGCATAAAATAACACTCACGGATGAAACAACCCGTCAATTGCGGACGGTGGCTGAACGCAACGGAACAACCCTTAGCAGTCTGTTTCTGGCTGCATGGGGAGTGGTGCTTGGAGGATACAACCAAAGTGAAGACGTTGTCTTCGGCACCGTTGTTTCCGGTCGACCGCCGGAGCTTGAAGGTGTTGGACAGATGTTGGGACTTTTCATTAACACCATACCGGTACGAATCAAATTGGATGCAGATCTGCCATTCTCAGGTCTGCTTCGTGAAGTGCAGCGCAGCGCGGTTCAATCACGGGCATATGACTATTTTTCACTCGCTGAAATACAGTCCCAGTCAGCGCTCAAGCAGCAACTCATGGATCATTTTGTTGTATTTGAAAACTACCCGCTGCAGGATATGGTTGGCCGGCCTGATCTGAAGGAACGACTTGGATTCGTCGTGGAGGACGCTCAGCTGTCCGAAGAAACACCTTACCACTTCAACATCGAAGTGGAGGACGGAAAAGCGTTGAGCTTTATGCTGTCCTACAACAACTATGTCTATAGCGATGAAGCGATGACACGGTTAGCTGGGCATTTGGAGCATGTACTCGTCCAAATTGCACGTACACCAGAACTCCTGCTGCGGAACATTCGTCTGCTGACCGCTACAGAAGAGGCGGAACTCACCAATATATGGAGCGGGCCGATTGCCGACTATCCTGCTGAAACGTTCCATGGAATATTTGAAGCCCAGACAGAACGTATCCCGGAACAGACCGCCGTCATCTACGAAGACACCGCACTGACCTATCATGAGCTGAATGAGAAGGCCAATCTGCTTGCTCAAGCACTGCAAAACCGTGGGGGCAAGCGTGAGCATCTCGTCGCCGTGATGCTTGAGCGTTCAGCAGACATGATTATCGCTGTGTTAGGGATTATGAAGGCGGGAGCTGCCTACGTACCTGTCGATCCGACCTACCCGAAAGAAAGAATTGCTTACATGCTTCAGGACAGTGGAGCTACGATTATGCTCACGCAGTCTTCCTTGACTGAACTATTGGCCGATGTGGATTTTGCGGGGGAAGTGCTGGACTTGCCAGCGTTACTTCAACAGGCTTCACAAGCGGAGCATTCCCATCAACAAGCGCCTATCTACGCACCTATTCATGATCCCGAGGCTTTGGCCTATGTTATTTACACATCGGGAACGACGGGCAACGCCAAAGGCGTGATGATCGAGCATCGCCATTACGTAAATACGGCGTGGGGCTATAGAGAAGCTCACCAGTTAAAAGAGTTTCCCGTCAAGCTCCTTCAGATTGCCAGTATGTCGTTCGATGTCTTTGCCGGTGATCTGGCCAAGACATTTGTGAACGGAGGCACCATGGTCATTTGCCCACAGGATGTGCGCAACGATCCTCCAGCTTTGGCCCAGTTTCTCGAACAGCACGAAATTACGACGTTTGAAGTTCCGCCAGCCTTGTTGACGCTGCTTATGGACTATGTATATGAACACGGTACAGATGTCAGTGCCATGAAGCTGCTTACTACAGGCGCGGACAGCTTTGGCGTTGATAACTATCGGACACTTTTGAATCGCTTCGGTGATACGATGCGCATCATGAATACCTACGGTGTAACCGAAGCGGCTATTGATTCCAGCTTTTATGAAGAAGCAGCTGAACGTCTGCCTCCATCAGGTATCGTCCCGATTGGAAAGGCACTGCCCAATCATAAAGTATATATCCTGGATGAGGCTTTGCGTCCGCTCCCGATCGGCGTAGCCGGGGAGCTGTGCTTGGGCGGTGCCTCAGTAGCCCGCGGATATTTGCACCGTCCTGACTTAACGGCGGAGAAATTTGTACCGAATCCTTTTGTGAACGGAGAGCGTCTGTATCGCACCGGAGATCTGGCACGCTGGCTGCCGGATGGCAACATTGATTTCATCGGTCGGATTGACTTTCAGGTGAAAATTCGTGGCTACCGGATCGAACCTGGTGAAATTGAGTCGGCCTTACTCCAATTGGATGAGGTACGCCAAGCGGTGGTCACGGATAGAACGGATAAAACCGGACAAAAGTATTTGTGCGCCTACGTAGCAGGTACAACCGACAAATCCTTCTTGCGGACAGAGCTTGCCAAGCAGTTGCCAAGCTATATGGTGCCCGCACATATTATCGTGCTGGATCAATTGCCTTTGACCCATAACGGTAAAATGGATCGACGTGCGCTTCCAGAACCCGAAGATTTTGTGTTGACCGACGTCGAGTATGAAGCGCCGCAGAGCGAACTGGAGCAAACACTCGCTTCCATCTGGGAGGAAGTCATTGGTGTTAAGCCGATTGGTCTGCGCAACAACTTTTTCGAGCTTGGTGGCGATTCGATCAAAGCGTTGCAAATCGCAGCCCGATTGAACGCGAAGGGCCTCAAAATGGACATGAAGGATTTGTTCCGCCATCCGCAGATTGATTTGATTGCTCCTTATATAAAAAAAATAATTCGGACCATCCCGCAGGGGGCGGTACAAGGTACAGTGGAGTTGACACCGATCCAATGGGAATTTTTTGAGCATCATCGAACAGAACGTCATCATTACAGTCAGGCTGTCATGCTCCAGAACCCCGAAAGATGGAACGAAACCTGGCTGCGAAGCGCCGTGGACAAGCTGACCACGCACCATGATGCCTTGCGCATTACCTTTGATGAACGTGAAAAAAAACCTGTCGCCTATAACAGAGGCACAGCCGAAGGTGAACACTTTACATTGGAAAGCTACGATTTAATACATGCTGACCAGCCTGAGGAAGAAATCGCGCAGCTCACTGACGCGTTACAAAGCCGTTTTGATTTGCGTAACGGCCCGCTTGTGTGTTTGGCTTTAATCCGGCTACAGGAATCCGATCATTTGTTAATCGTCATTCATCATCTTGTCATAGACAGTGTGTCGTGGAGAATCCTGCTGGAAGACTTGGAAACAACCTACCAACAGTTAGCTAACGGTGAAAAGCTGCAGTTACCCGCCAAGACCGATTCCTACAAAGAATGGGCAACACGTCTGTCCAAGTATGCACAAAGCGAACTGGCGCGTCAGGAAATCAGCTATTGGAATACGGTAGAAGCTCGTGAAATACTTTCGCTGCCAAAAGATCATGAGGTTCCAGATAGCCTGATCCGTGACGGGCGCAGATCCGCAGTGACACTCAGCCGGGAAGAAACCGAAAACCTGCTGAAACACGCGCACCATGCTTACAATACAGAAACAAATGATATTTTACTGACGGCGCTAGGACTGGCTTACCGGGAATGGAGCGGACATGCTGAAATTGCAGTTCAGGTGGAAAGTCATAGCAGGATGGAATTGATTAAAGACATTGACGTATCCCGTACAGTTGGCAGGTTTACGTCCGTGTATCCGTTTGTGGTAAATGTGAGCAAGCCCGAAGATTTGGCCCATCAAATCAAGCTGGTTAAGGACAATTTGCGACGTGTACCCAACAAGGGTGTCGGCTATGGCATTTTACGTTACTTGACCGACAGGGAGCAGCAGGATAGGGCAGCTCTTTTTTCTGCCAAGCCACCTGAGATCAGCTTTAGCTTTGACGGAGAAGCCAGAGAAGGTACGACATGGCGTACCTCGCCACTATCCACGTTTGCTGGTACTGAAATCAACCCTCTGACTGAAAAAGCGTCCACCTTTGATATTCATGGTGCGGTGACTGACGAAAGACTCCGCATTGTATTCGAATACAACGGACGTGAATATGAAGCATCGACGGTGGAGCGACTTACAGCCAGCTTTAAGACTCATCTGATCGAACTTATTCGCCATTGCTGTGCCAAGGATACAGCAGAACAAAGCCCGACGGATTTTACATATGGGCAATTGTCTCTGGACCAGTTCGAAAATATTGCAAATCGCTTGTCAAATAAGCTGTTAAACCAGCAAGTGAAAATTAAAGACCTCTATCCGCTATCCCCGATGCAGGAGGGAATGCTATTTCATTCCATACTTGATGAAAAGTCAGAGGCTTATTTCGAACAAACGATTATTACCATTCATGAAGCTATGGATACCAACCTAATCAGCGGAAGCTTACAAAAGCTGATTGACCGATATGATATTTTCCGTACGGTATTCATGTATAAGGAGGCGGATCGTCCGCTTCAGGTTGTACTGAAGGAACGATTAGCTGCTCCTGTCCATACCGAAGATGTGCGTAGTTTACCGGATGCGGAAAAGCACAGACGACTTCAAGCCATTTTACAGGAAGAGCGGCAGAGAGGTTTTGATCTGGAAAAGGAGGTTCTCATCCGGTTAGCGCTTGTACAGTGGGATGAGGACACCTCAAAGCTCATCTGGATCTCTCATCATATTATTATGGACGGCTGGTGCCTGAGGGCGGTAGCCAAAGATTTTTTTGATATTTACACATCACTTCGGGACGATACTCCTTTAAAATTAGAGCCTGTCCATCCATTTAGCAGCTTTATTCAGTGGTTGGAAAGACAAAATAAAGAGGAAGCAGCAGCATACTGGAAACAATATGTGACTGATTTTGAAAATGAAACTGTCGTGCCCGGCTATACTCGATCCGTCGATCCTTCATTTCAGGTAGAGCAACTCATATGCACATGGGGAGAGCAGCTGACCCAAGGCATGGAACAAATCGCCAAGCAAAACCGTGTCACCGTCAGCACCTTATTTCAAACCGTTTGGGGCTTATTACTACAAACGTACAACAACAGTAAGGACGTCATTTTCGGGTCTGTCGTATCGGGCAGACCTGATGAAATCCCCGGTATTGAAAATATGGTCGGATTATTCATTAATACCCTACCTGTACGTGTTAAAAGCTCCGCTGACCTGCGGTTTTCCGACTTGCTTACGTCTATACAGGATTCCTTGATGGAGTCCAATCGGTATTCCTATTTTTCCTTGGCTGATATTCAAGCCCATAGTGTACTAAAACAAAACCTGATCCAGCATATTGTCGCCTTTGAAAACTTTCCCGTTTCGGAAGAACTTACGGGCCTGGAAAAAAATCCTAAATCCCTCCGTGTTGGTGAAATAGAGGATATTGAACAGACCAATTATGATTTGAATGTAATCGTCATGCCTGGCCGAGAGCTGGAAATCAAATTTAGCTATAACGCGTTGACGTATAACAAAAATGCGATCAAACAATTGGCTGCTCACCTCATCCAAATGATGGAGCAAGTTATTCAAAACCCAAATATCCGGGTTTCGGAGATTGATCTTTTGACAGCGGAGGAAAAACAGCAGCTCTTGTTTGATTTTAATGATACACGGAGACCGTATCCATCGGACCACACCATACATCACGGCTTTGAAATACAGGCAGAGAAAACACCAGATGCAGTAGCTATTGTATTTGAAAATCGTGAGCTAACTTACCGCGAATTAAATATAAAAGCTAATCAACTGGCCTCGAAGCTGAGGAAACTGGGTGTTACGCCGGATACCATCGTAGGCATTTTGACTGAACGTTCACCAGAAATGATTATCGGTATTCTTGGTATTTTGAAGGCGGGTGGAGCCTACTTGCCACTGGAGCCTTCTTATCCACAGGAACGGATTATGTTTATGCTTCAGGATAGCGGTAGCGAAATTCTGCTAACCCTATCCAACAAGGGAAAACAGATGAACACTTTCGATTTTTCCGGTACTGTTCTGGATCTGGCCGACATCAGCTCCTACGACTCCGACGACTTCATTTTTTCCGAATCGACAACGGCAGACGATCTGGCCTATGTCATGTATACATCCGGCTCGACCGGGCGTCCCAAGGGTGTCATGATTGAACACCGGAATGTCATACGGCTGGTGAAGAACACCAATTACATGCCATTTGCCGAGAACGAGCGCATTTTGCTGACCGGGGCGCTCGTGTTCGATGCCTGTACCTTTGAAATTTGGGGAGCTTTGCTGAACGGATTGCGCTTGTACATTGTACCGGAATCCGTAATCTTGGATGCTGTTCAGCTTGGTGAAGCGCTGAATCGATATCATATTACAACGATGTGGCTGACATCGCCCTTGTTTAACCAACTCACACAGCATAAACCAGATCTCTTTGCTTCGCTAAAGCACTTGCTGGTGGGCGGGGATGTGCTTTTACCTGGGATCATTAATACGGTTAGAGCACATTCTCCGGGAGTGAACGTTATCAACGTCTATGGCCCCACAGAAAACACAACATTCTCTACTTATTTCCCGATTGATAAGGAATATAACCGCATTCCTATTGGTCGCCCAATTGGCAATTCAACTGTTTATATTTTGGACTCTTCAAGCAGGCTGCTGCCTATTGGTGCTCAAGGGGAAATTTGTGTTGGTGGGGATGGACTGGCGCGCGGCTATCTAAACAGGGATGATCTGACCCAGCTAAATTTTGTCCCTAATCCATTCATTCCGGGCGAAAAAATATATCGGACAGGTGATTTGGGCAGATGGCTACCGGACGGCAATCTGGAGTATCTCGGACGGATAGACCAGCAGGTTAAAATCCGCGGATATCGTATTGAACCCGGCGAAATTGAAACCCAGCTCATGAAACATGATGCAGTTCGGGAGGCGCACGTAGCGGTAAAAAGCACGAAGGATGGTCAAAAAACGCTCTGTGCTTATATCTCAACCGACGTACCGCTATCCAAGAGTGATATGAAGACCCATTTGACTGGCCAGTTGCCGGATTATATGATTCCTGCCCAGTATGTGTTCCTGCCGGCGTTTCCCTTGACAACGAACGGTAAAATCGACCGCCAAGCATTGCCTGAGCCAGGAATGACCAGCGGTTCCGATATGGAATACGTTGCTCCAAGAAATGAAGTGGAACAACAGTTGGCGAACCTGTGGCAAGCGGTGCTTGGCGTTGAAAAGGTCGGCATTGACGACGGCTTTTTCGAGCTTGGAGGTCATTCACTGAAGGCCATTCAACTGGTATCGAAAGTACAGGAATCGAACATTCCGCTGGATATACATCAATTGCTTCAATATCAGACGATAAGAAGCTTGTCCGATCTTTTACAACGTGATGAAGAGGGCGGAGTGAACACGGATACGCTCATTGCCAAAGCTCAGGAGGTTGAGCGGGCTATTACAGAAGCATTTGGTGTACAGGTCTTGCTTCAGTCCGTATCCACCGATAAGCAAAACTATGTGTTCCTGCAAGTAGAGCCTTTTTGTGTAGAACAAGTTCAGGCAATCTCTGAATTTATCCAATCTTATATCCATCCAGACCTGCACCCGCATTATATCGTTCGCTGGGGAACCGACGAACCAGATAGAATTCTCGGAGCTATACCGACAAACGAAGAACAAGAAACCTTGCTTAAACAACAGGCCGATGTATGGCTTGCCAGCATTGCTAAGTTAAATACAGACTGGAATACCAATATACTAAGTCTGAATGCTATTGTACGCTATCCGCTTGCACCAGCTCAGCATTACCATTTGCAACATTTTACAGGCTCGGGTTTGGCTGTGCAGTTAGATAGCTACTTGAACACCGAGCGTTTGACTGTAACGATTCAGCGGCTTCTTCAACGCCATGAATTGCTAAGAAGCGTACTTGTTCAATCGTCCGGAGCATGGGAATGGGAGTTGCGTCCAGCTCCAGAGCATCTTTTTTTACCGACTGTTGATCTCTCCGGTCAGCCGGTACAAGCACAACGCAGGCTTCTTTCTTCCATTGCCTCTAAGCTATTTTTAGAACCTTATGAACTTACACAGTCGCTGCAGTACCGGATCGTCCTGATTCGCTTAAATTTGCGGGAACATCTGCTATTGTTTCCTTGCTCGCACATCATTTTTGATGCTACGAGCAGTGACATCCTGCGCAGACAACTCCTTGATGAATATCATCGTCCGCAGCAGACGGCACATGCGACAGAAGAGGTGCAATACCGGGAATATGTAAACCATATCCGCCAAGGCCCTCAAGGAATCGGGGATCAGGAAATCAGCGAGCAATTCAAACTCCAGACGTTTGGTGAGAATAATGATCGTATCCACGTGCTGACCGAAGAACGCAACTATGCGGACACTACCAGATATCGTTGGGAGCTGAATTTAAGCGACATTTCAGAGCAGCACGGCGCTGCGAATATGTGGGATATTTCGCTTCAAATGGCTGTACGTTTTTTCAGCAGCTATTTCCAACTCTCTGATGTTCCGCTTTGGATTACTAATTATGGAAGACAATATGGCGACCGAAACTATTTTGGAACCGTAGGCGAGTGTATTGATCATATACCCGTTGTGCTGCAGGAAGATGACACTGAATCCTATGAAAAGAGTATCCATACCCACCTGGACTTTGCTTCACGCTATCATTTGAACTTTTTCAATCTGATCTTCAATGCTGAAATGGAGAAAGCTTACCCGATATCCAGCAGCATTTTGATAAAAGGACTTGAACAGCTGCCTATCGTATTCAACTATTTGGGTGAGGGACGAGAGGATGCAGAATTGCTCGACAATCTGCATACCGAAGGCACACAGGCCAATGTTAACAAGGTTATTTTCTTTGAGTCAGAGCATGTAGGGGATATTCTGAAAATCTCACTTACCATTCCATATCATGAGAACGACCAGTATATCCATCAAATCTTCCAGACTGCTAGTGACAGGCTCTTGAATGCTTTGACCATTTTGCAGTAA
- a CDS encoding MFS transporter, whose translation MNPLFKDSRFIRFFASRTLANIADSIYSIVLLYFVQQSTQSVAMTSFTYTAVSAASIFSFLVGPVVDRYSPPLLASIALFTQAVLILAVPFLIQDGMVNLVAILVIVFIASCFSTLFYPTNSKMLPQLIGSPDLIVRANSMISSTDQVINIVGYLAGASLIIAMGMKNTFFLAGALLLLAGFVYVRLNKQIDAPPVEDTNGRSSLKIVYYLNELKEGYLFVKRHTFLRIMLPFFALTNFSMAILVIAMPSIAVSYGSPIYYSLLYVAYFIGIFIGSFLVSVLKKNGITIAVSWVAMGLAIYVFSLVPEMWMKLLAALLLGIFTGIINVLQTSLIQIITPLPLLGRVTAFLNTLSNAALPLGALIGGALALRFALSEVLFFSGLITVLCGLIMFLVKDIRQYQIPSGEIGRVAPSHNS comes from the coding sequence GTGAATCCATTGTTTAAGGATAGCCGTTTTATCCGATTTTTTGCATCTCGTACTCTTGCCAATATCGCAGACAGCATTTATTCTATCGTCCTGCTGTATTTTGTTCAGCAATCGACACAGTCGGTGGCGATGACCAGCTTCACGTATACGGCCGTATCTGCGGCGTCGATTTTCAGCTTTCTCGTGGGTCCTGTGGTGGACCGTTATTCACCGCCTTTGTTAGCCAGCATCGCCTTGTTTACGCAGGCTGTGCTAATTTTGGCCGTCCCGTTTCTCATTCAGGACGGGATGGTCAATCTGGTCGCTATCCTTGTTATTGTATTCATTGCATCCTGCTTCTCAACACTGTTTTATCCGACCAATAGTAAAATGCTGCCGCAATTGATAGGCTCGCCGGATTTGATTGTCCGGGCGAATTCCATGATTTCGTCGACGGATCAGGTTATTAATATTGTCGGATATCTGGCTGGAGCCTCGCTCATCATCGCAATGGGGATGAAAAATACTTTTTTTCTAGCCGGCGCGTTGCTGCTTCTGGCAGGCTTTGTATATGTCAGGCTCAACAAGCAAATTGATGCTCCTCCGGTGGAAGACACGAACGGAAGGAGTTCGCTAAAGATCGTGTACTATCTGAACGAATTGAAAGAAGGGTATCTTTTTGTAAAACGGCACACCTTCCTGAGAATTATGCTTCCGTTCTTTGCGCTGACAAACTTTTCGATGGCGATCTTGGTCATTGCCATGCCTTCTATCGCAGTATCCTATGGCTCGCCGATCTATTACAGCTTGCTGTATGTAGCCTACTTTATCGGTATTTTCATCGGTTCCTTTCTGGTCAGTGTATTGAAAAAGAACGGCATTACCATCGCGGTTTCCTGGGTAGCCATGGGATTGGCAATCTATGTCTTTTCCCTGGTGCCCGAGATGTGGATGAAGCTGCTGGCAGCTCTGTTATTAGGCATTTTTACTGGCATCATCAATGTGCTGCAAACGTCTTTGATTCAAATTATTACACCGCTGCCGTTACTGGGACGTGTTACAGCCTTTTTAAACACCTTGTCGAATGCGGCTCTGCCATTAGGGGCCTTGATTGGAGGGGCGCTAGCTTTACGGTTTGCTCTGAGTGAGGTTCTTTTTTTCAGTGGACTGATTACTGTACTATGCGGATTGATTATGTTTCTGGTTAAGGATATCCGCCAGTATCAGATTCCTTCTGGAGAGATTGGAAGAGTTGCCCCTTCCCACAATTCATAA